The DNA region AAGACTGTTCATTCTTTTAAAGTATTCAAGGATCAGGATAATTGAGGGGGAAATCAATTTAGTTATACAAGTTTGGTTTTCAATGTCTGCCTCTTCACTTCAAATAGGGAATTCTCATAGTATTTAAATTAAGGAttaatttctattaaaaaactTGACATATGAATTGGTCGGAGTTAAAGAGTAATAAGAGCcaccctttttttaaattatctaaaaattaaaGCAGACAAACTTGTAAAAGATACAAAATGTCATTTATGTCTAAAATCTTTCGGTTATAAATGtactttggttgaaattgaattaaaatacatgtaataaaaaagaaaactatttGAGTTACACCATAAGAAAAGTGCTGACTGACAAACAGTCAAATAGACTTTTGGATTTGCACCAGAGAGCTCCTATACTCCATGATGGGACACAATTACATAGgatattaaatatatcataataaatGTACCACTTACATCAATATAAGGTTGGAAATCCTCATTTCTCCAAGATTCCCAGTCTGCCTCTGTCACAAGGCCAGACCTGAAAAAGCAAAGAACATTAACTCTGCATATCTAAATTGTGTTCATGTAAACTAAAAGGAATCTATTTTTATTTGCAAGCTTAGATGTAACTCAAAAGCAATTTTCAGttcaatttttaagacaaaTGCTTTCTAAAATGCTGCAAACCAACACAAAAACAAATCAATGTGAATCTTATTTGTACCAtttcttattttgattttatgtcACAGTCTTGACATTGCTGCAACTTACAGCTTGCAATAGACATTGGGATATTTTGCTATCGCTGCTatttcttctttccatccatcaATTTTCTTGTCCTTGATGTATGGTTTGGCAATGTGGTCAACCACAAACTTTAATCTAgaaaacattttcattcaatGATTCATTTCAATTCTTCACATAGTATTATATTTTCTAGTATATGTCCATATAAATTTAGACATATTATTGAATATTCAATTTACTTCAAGACTAAAATTCCACTAATAAAATTTAACTCACCTTGGAAACTTTGAGACAATGCCTGGTATATATTTTAGCAATGGGGGTCTAAAACATCAAACATTAAATAATCAATACTTTAACATTTCAAGTGTGGTtgtaaatgatattaaataaatttcaatgattttctttttttctctttaaaaatgtagaaagtatgtcataaaaaaataaacatgaatcaacagatacatgtattcaatgCCAGCATGGGTAATAAAAATTTCTCCAATAAACTCATGTATCATgatttgacaattttaaaaatcatacacAAAGTATATCTAATATGTAGCATAATTAAACCTTAGGTGTACCTGAGGAGTAGATCATAGGGAATGCCCCGGTCCTCCAGAACCTTCAGTCCTGTGTGAACGTCCTCCCGAGTTATCCAATCAGGCTGCTCCAAGTCCAAAATATGTCGCACACCTTTAAACAACGGAAGCTTCAGCATTTCATCAAGAACCTCTGGTAGCTGAAAccaaaaagaaaacattaaatttctttttataaaactctTGATACATAAAGGACTTAAATAAAGGCTGACCATATGATTcataataaaacttaaataaacaGGTAACAATTATTAACTAATGACTAGTTTCTCCCTACCCTTTCTATCACAATACCTTTAATTATcactttaaacaataaacataaataagagttattttacatttttcagctTAATTTGGTACCATTTCAGTGAAATTTCATTACAAAGTATATTATTATCTAAAGAATACATTTTCTTTGAGATTCTTGATCTCTATATAGCTATATAGTATACAACTTGCCTGTGGACTGGTAAGGTCTATTCCTGCCACCACTCCTTTGATGAAGGGGTGACTCTCTGCTTGACTGATCACCCATTCTGAtattgtgattcaatttcagtAAGTACATCATAACATGTAAGAAACAAATTTATGATATTctgaattataatatatattacatttatgGATAATTAATTagtttctattttaattttttaaactgttattTCATGTATTGTGAAAGCATTACTAGCTTCTTCTGGGGTGCCATTCAGACACTGGACAAACACAGCATGTCTAATTGGAGTATTGGCCAGGTTTTGTTGCAAATCATCTGGTGAAAAATTCCTGTATATTGCCTCTTCTTCTGCAGTTGGCCACGGATATTGAAACTTCTTTAAATCCCATATGTctgtatttaaatatgaatGCATCAATCTATATGATataaattagtttattttttttttgtaagtagGTGGATCCACttatatataggcctatacTTTTGAATCTGACATGCAATTATTCACCAGCTGAAGCCTATAATCAGCTGGTGCATAATTGTATGTCGGATTGAACAGTCAATATAAACTTACGAAAATGAGAATCCACGCAGTCAAATCCATCTGGTTTCGACATTATCGTATTGTTTACGGATAGGACATTTCGTGGTTTAGATAGATAAGATAAATCAAACGTCTACAAAGTATGTTTACAGCGGAAGTAAAATATAGGTCTGTGGGAGGCGGATCCATGACCTATTTACGTTTTGCCAAGGATAAGTAAATTCCTTTCCTTGGTTCAGATTTAATATGTAAAACGTATGTTACGTTGAAcgaacaaattttaattttgggtGACGTTAAACTGgtaatgttttaaagtttaaaaatccaTGGCCATAGAAATATTTCGCGGGAAAAGTTATACAGTTTAACGCATGCGCATTGCCTTAGCTTCATGTTGTCAAGTATGGAGAACTACAAGGTACTCGCTGATTTTACACGAGTGAAATTTATTGTTTTGTCtccattttaatgtttattctGATCTTCTATGTCATTATAAATTGCATTTACAGATTTTGGAGCAAATTGGCAAAGGCGTCCAGTTCACACTTTACAAAGTGGAAAGCAAAATAGATGGCAAAATCTATGTCGTGAAAAAGGTACCTGCATGCATTTTACACACGCCAGAGAATCTcgaataaaatcaaaataataacaGGAATTAGTTAGATTTATATGATTCTCACTCCTTTACACAAGTGTAAAACGGTATATGGTCTAGAGGTTGATGGAATAGATGTGTATATATTCTGTTGTTATTGTGTCCATTGGGACCCCTGATTAGTCATATAAGTATACATGAATAGGAAtttaacacattatttttattgataatatgCAAGAAATTGTATATAGAATgcaatattcaagaaataaTTTGTccagaaagaataatcttaaagACTTTAGTTACCACATTGACCTGCATGGCTATGCATGCTCAGGTCACAGCGAAGGGGCTTGTGTAGAATAAAAAACATCGTTAAAAAAGTGGGTACCTTGGAGGAAAAATAACATTGAAGTATGCCATCTTGAATACCGCCTCTCTTCATCACCTAATTTCTCATTTAAAAAGGTATATTTGAAACTTGTACCAATTCGTATTCCTTTATAAATGATTCTTCATTAAGATCCGTTCttcagtttaattcttttcaagTGAAGTCTACATCAAcaaatttaatctttttttctcgTGTAAACATCCGAAATCGACAACACATGCACTGGCTTTTCTCATAACTGATCGTGTGACAGTCAGATCTCATATGCCGACTACCTTCGCTTTCTACAGAAGCCTATAGGGAGTTGACGATTTTGAATGTTTACGCCAAAAATCAACAAGTTTGTTTATGTTGGTGTAAAACAGAAACTTCAAGGTGATAGCTCTAAGAAGAATCATTTATAAAGGAATACAAATCAGTGCATATGTCTAGTTTAACAATTTAAGTGAGAAATTAGCAGATGAAGAGAGGCGGTATCCAAGATGGCATCCTCCCTTGTTATTTTTCCCAAGAGGTACCCAATCTTTTGACGAGATTTTTCCCTACGCAAGCCCCTATGGTTACAGTAAGAATCTTTCACATATGCTCGCAATGTAGCATTCCCAAAGTGGATCTGCTTTGCATTGATTTTAAGTCTGTGAGAAATAATCTATAGGGGAGAGATGTGTAGGTATGAAATACAAGccctttttaatatttgtatgttGTTAAGTTTACCAAATGTCTATTTAATGGGTCATAATTAAGCATTTTGAAAATACGCAATTGATTTAGCTCATTTTACTGGAAATTGCACTcagaaatttcagaattttttcaCTATCATGGCAACTGTAAATAGAGAATATTTCAAACCTGATGTTAAGTGGTAATGCTTTGTTACAagtacaattttataaatgtggTAAATTGGGGCTATAAAATTgcaacaatgtacatgtaagtatttggGACCAAACTTATGAAATTTTAGGTGATATCTAATgt from Crassostrea angulata isolate pt1a10 chromosome 7, ASM2561291v2, whole genome shotgun sequence includes:
- the LOC128157140 gene encoding uncharacterized protein y4mH-like, which encodes MSKPDGFDCVDSHFHIWDLKKFQYPWPTAEEEAIYRNFSPDDLQQNLANTPIRHAVFVQCLNGTPEEAKWVISQAESHPFIKGVVAGIDLTSPQLPEVLDEMLKLPLFKGVRHILDLEQPDWITREDVHTGLKVLEDRGIPYDLLLRPPLLKYIPGIVSKFPRLKFVVDHIAKPYIKDKKIDGWKEEIAAIAKYPNVYCKLSGLVTEADWESWRNEDFQPYIDHVLGCFGVDRCMFGSDWPVCTLAKADYKRVFDLLQHLLSSMTVEDKKKIFRENAAKFYKLDLN